ATGCCCGCGCTCCGCAGCCGCTCGATGAGCGCGTCGCCCATCGCCACCGCCGTCGTCACCTGGCCTGCTGTGGGCGGGAGTTCGTCGAGGGCCAGGGAGAGGGCCGACTCGGCGAACATCTTCGCCGTCTCGTCGTAGCCGGGGTCGCCGCCCGCGACCTCCGTGAAGACCCGGCGGCCGCCGCCCTCGCCGACGAACTTCACGGAGAACCAGCTCTTCGCGCGCTTCTCCGGGCTCGGTCCGTCGCCGGGCTTGAGGCGGTCGGACAACCAGCGCCGGGCGGGCGGGAGTTGGGCGGCCGTGGCCAGGGCGCCGACCGCCGTGACCCCGCCGAGCGCCACGGGGAGGTGGCGTACGGCCGCGTAGTGGCGGTAGCGGAAGTCGGGGCCGTAGCGGTCCAGGGCCCTCGCGGATCGTTGGACGACCTGCGGGTCGATGGTCGGCAGGGGCACCGCCCAGGAGCCGACCTCCCCGGCGAACCGCGGTGCCCCCATGGGCGCGCCGGCCCGGCGGCCCACAAGACGCGGTTCGTGGCGGCGGCGCTCCCGGGCGGCGGCCAACACCTGTCGGCCGCGCCCGAGTTGGGTCAGCGCCGTGGCGAACGTGCCGCCGGAGAACATCGCGTCGGCGGTCACGAAGCCGTCCACCGTCAGGGGTACCCCCTCCGGCAGCTGCCGCACCGTGAAGTACGCCCCCAGGTCGTGCGGGATCGAGTCGAAGCCCGCGCAGTGCACCAGCCGTGCGCCGGTCTCACGCGCGCGTGCGTCGTGGCGGACGTACGTCAGGTCGACGAACTCCGGCTCGCCGCTGAGGTCGAGATAGTCCGTGCCGGCCTCCGCGCAGGCGGCGACGAGGTCCTCGCCGTAGGTGACGTAGGGGCCGACCGTCGTGGCCACCACGCGCGCGTGCTCGGCGAGTTCGCGCAGGGAGGCCGGGTCGGAGACGTCGGCGCGGAGCACGCCGACCGACGTGCCGGCGGGGAGCCGTTCGCGCAGGCGCTTCAGTTTGAGTTCGTCGCGGCCGGCGATCGCCCAGCGCAGGCCCTCGGGCGCGTGCGCGGCGAGATACTCCGCGGTGAGCACGCCGACGAAGCCCGTGGCTCCGAAGAGCACGATGTCGTAGGGACGGTCCGTCCTGTTCAGCCTGCTCATGACACTCCTGGATCCCGCAGCCCGTGCCGCTGTCGGTGGCTGAGGCTAGCGTGAAGAGTGCGGAGCCCGACGACGAGCCCGGAGGTAGCAGGTGGCCGTGGACAGGAACGCCCTGAAGAAGCGGGCGAAAGTACGCGAGTTCGCCCTTGGGCTGCCGGGTGCCGTCGAAGAGTTCCCGTGGGGCGAGAGTGTCGCCAAGGTCAACAAGAAGGTGTTCGTCTTCCTCGGTGTCGACGACGGCAGTCACCCGCCAGGCATGACGGTCAAGCTCACCGACGAGGCGGCCCACGCCCACGCGCTCACCGCACCCGGCGCCGAACCCGCCGGATACGGGCTCGGCAAGGCGGGTTGGGTGCACATCCCCCTCGCCGAGCAGGGCGCCCCGGCCGCCGAGCTGCTGTGCGACTGGGTGGAGGAGAGCTACCGCGCGATCGCCCCGAAGCGCCTGATGGCCGAGCTGGACGAGCAGGGCCGCGGCCGGCCGTGACTAACGGCGGGTAACTTGGCTAAGCGCTTGCTCGCCCAGGCCTTGTGTCGAGTGGAACATGTTCTTATCATCGCTGGTGTTACATCAGTTGTGTCAAAGCTGGGGGCTGGATGACAGCGGCAACGACGCCCGGGCACGGCCCGCTCTCCGGCGTGCGCGTCGTCGAGCTGGCCGGGATCGGCCCCGGCCCCTTCGCGGCCATGCTCCTCGCCGACCTGGGCGCCGACGTCGTCCGCGTCGACCGGCCCGGCGGTCCCGCACTCGGCGTCGCCCCCGATTACGACGTCACCAACCGCAACAAGCGCTCGGTCCTCGTCGACCTGAAGGCGCCCGACGGCCCCGCGCGCGTGCTCGACCTCGTCGCCCGCGCCGACATCCTCATCGAGGGCAACCGCCCGGGCGTCACCGAGCGCCTCGGGGTCGGCCCCGAGCCCTGCCTCGCCCGCAACCCCCGCCTGGTCTACGGCCGGATGACCGGCTGGGGCCAGGACGGCCCCCTCGCCGAGCGTGCCGGGCACGACATCGCGTACATCGCGCTGACCGGCACCCTGGGCATGATCGGCAGCCCCGGGGAGCCCCCGCCGGCCCCCGCCAACCTGCTCGGCGACTACGCGGGCGGCGCGCTCTACCTCGTCGTCGGCGTCCTCGCCGCCCTGCACCACGCGCGCGTGACCGGCACCGGCCAGGTCGTCGACGCGGCCATCGTCGACGGCACCGCCCATCTCTCCGCGATGATCCACGGCATGCTCGCCGCCGGCGGCTGGCAGGACCGGCGCGCGGCCAACCTCCTCGACGGCGGCTGCCCGTACTACGGCACCTACGAGACCGCCGACGGCAGGCACATGGCGGTGGGCGCTCTGGAGCCGCGGTTCTACGACGAGTTCACGCGCCTGCTCGGCCTCGCCGACTTCGCCGACGCCCGCCGGGACTGGACCCGTTGGGGCGAACTGCGCGAGGCGGTCGCGGCCCGCTTCCGGAGCCGTACGCGGGACGAGTGGACCGCCGTCTTCGCGGGCACGGACGCGTGCGTGGCGCCCGTGCTGTCGCTGCGCGAGGCCCCGCACCATCCGCACCTCGCCGCGCGCGGCACGTTCACCGAGCACGGCGGGATCACCCAGCCCGCCCCCGCACCCCGGTTCTCCGCCACGCCCACCTCGGTGCGCGGCGGACCCGCCCTGCCCGGCGCCGACACCTCCGGCGTGGCCCGCGACTGGGACGTCCCCGGACTCGTCGACGCCGTAGAAGACTCCCGTCGAGCCGTGGATGATCTTCATCGAGCCGTCGAAAACCCTCATTGAAAGGCTTGTCAGTGAGCACCGAAGCGTATGTCTACGACGCGATCCGCACCCCGCGCGGGCGCGGCAAGGCGAATGGATCCCTGCACGGCACGAAGCCCATCGACCTGGTCGTCGGACTCATCCACGAACTCCGTGACCGCTTCCCGGACCTGGACCCGGCCGCGATCGACGACATCGTCCTCGGGGTCGTCGGCCCGGTCGGCGACCAGGGTTCCGACATCGCCCGGATCGCCGCCGTGGCCGCCGGACTGCCGGACACGGTGGCCGGAGTGCAGGAGAACCGCTTCTGTGCCTCGGGCCTCGAAGCCGTCAACATGGCCGCCGCCAAGGTGCGTTCGGGCTGGGAGGACCTCGTCCTCGCCGGTGGCGTCGAGTCGATGTCCCGGGTGCCGATGGCCTCGGACGGCGGCGCCTGGTTCAACGACCCGATGACGAACCTCGCCGTCAACTTCGTACCGCAGGGCATCGGCGCCGACCTGATCGCCACGATCGAGGGATTCTCCCGGCGCGACGTGGACGAGTACGCGGCGCTCTCGCAGGAGCGCGCGGCCACCGCCTGGAAGGAGGGCCGCTTCGACCGGTCCGTCGTCCCGGTCCTGGACCGCAGCGGCCTCGTGGTCCTCGACCAGGACGAGCACCTGCGCCCCGGCACCACCGCCGACTCCCTCGCCAGGCTGAAGCCGTCCTTCGCGGACATCGGCGAACTCGGCGGCTTCGACGCCGTGGCCCTGCAGAAGTACCACTGGGTCGAGAAGATCGACCACGTCCACCACGCGGGCAACTCCTCCGGCATCGTCGACGGCGCCTCCCTCGTCGCCATCGGCTCCAAGGAGGTCGGCGACCGCTACGGCCTCACCCCGCGCGCGCGGATCGTCTCCGCGGCCGTCTCCGGCTCCGAGCCCACCATCATGCTCACCGGGCCCGCCCCGGCCACCCGCAAGGCCCTCGCCAAGGCCGGGCTGACCATCGACGACATCGACCTCGTCGAGATCAACGAGGCCTTCGCCGCGGTCGTCCTGCGCTTCGTACGCGACATGGGCCTCACCCTGGACAAGGTCAACGTCAACGGCGGCGCGATCGCGCTGGGCCACCCGCTCGGCGCGACCGGCGCGATCATCCTCGGCACGCTCGTCGACGAACTGGAGCGCCAGGACAAGCGCTACGGCCTCGCCACGCTGTGCGTGGGCGGCGGCATGGGCATCGCCACGATCGTCGAGCGCGTCTGAACACCCCAGCGGCAGCAGAGACTTCTACGGAGAACCCCTCATGACCGAGAGCACCACCATCCGCTGGGAACAGGACGACACCGGCGTCGTCACCCTCGTCCTCGACGACCCGGACCAGTCCGCGAACACCATGAACGCGGCCTTCCGGGACTCCCTCGCCGCGATCACCGAGCGCCTGGAGACCGAGCAGGACTCCATCCGCGGCATCATCGTCACCTCCGCCAAGAAGACCTTCTTCGCCGGCGGCGACCTGCGCGACCTCATCCGCGTAACCCCGGACACCGCCCAGGAGTTGCTCGACGGCGGCCTCGCCATCAAGCGGAACCTGCGCCGTATCGAGACCCTCGGCAAGCCGGTCGTCGCCGCGATCAACGGCGCGGCCCTGGGCGGCGGTTACGAACTCGCCCTCGCCTGCCACCACCGGGTCGCCCTCGACGCGCCCGGCTCGAAGATCGGCTGCCCGGAGGTCACCCTCGGCCTGCTCCCCGGAGGCGGCGGAATCGTCCGAACGGTACGGCTGTTGGGCATCACCGACGCGCTGCTGAAGGTGCTGCTCCAGGGCACCCAGTACAGCCCGCGCCGTGCCCAGGAGAACGGTCTCGTCCACGAAGTGGCCACCACCCCGGACGAGTTGATCGCCAAGGCCCGTGCCTTCATCGACGCCAATCCGCAGTCGCAGCAGCCCTGGGACAAGCCCGGCTACCGCATCCCGGGCGGCACTCCGGCCAACCCCAAGTTCGCGGCCAACCTGCCCGCCTTCCCGGCCTCCCTGCGCAAGCAGACCAACGGCGCGCCCTACCCGGCCCCGCGCAACATCCTCGCCGCCGCCGTCGAGGGCGCCCAGGTCGACTTCGAGACCGCGCAGGTGATCGAGGCCCGTTACTTCGTGGAGCTGGCGGCGGGCCAGACCTCGAAGAACATGATCCAGGCGTTCTTCTTCGACCTCCAGGCCGTCAACTCCGGCGCCAACCGCCCCCAGGGCATCGCGTCGCGCCCGGTCCGCAAGGTCGCCGTCCTGGGCGCCGGGATGATGGGTGCGGGCATCGCCTACTCGTGCGCCCGCGCGGGCATCGACGTCGTCCTGAAGGACGTGACCGCGGAGGCCGCGGCCAAGGGCAAGGCGTACTCCGAGAAGCTCTGCGCCAAGGCCGTCTCCCGCGGTCGTACGACACAGGAGAAGGCGGACGTGCTGCTCGCCCGCATCACCGCCACCGCCGACCCGCAGCAACTCGCGGGCTGCGACGCGGTGATCGAGGCCGTCTTCGAGGACACCTCGCTCAAGCACAAGGTGTTCCAGGAGATCCAGCACATCGTCGAGCCCGACGCGCTGCTGTGCTCCAACACCTCCACCCTCCCGATCACCGCCCTCGCCGAAGGCGTGGAGCGGCAGGTCGACTTCATCGGGCTGCACTTCTTCTCGCCGGTCGACAAGATGCCCCTCGTCGAGATCATCAAGGGCGAGCGCACCGGCGACGAGGCGCTCGCGCGCGCCTTCGACCTGGTCCGGCAGATCAAGAAGACACCGATCGTCGTCAACGACTCGCGCGGCTTCTTCACCTCACGGGTGATCGGCCAGTTCATCAACGAGGGCGTCGCGATGGTCGGCGAGGGCATCGAGCCCGCGTCCATCGAGCAGGCCGCGGCGCAGGCCGGTTACCCGGCCAAGGTCCTTTCCCTGATGGACGAGTTGACGCTCACGCTCCCGCGCAAGATCCGCAACGAGTCCAAGCGGGCGGTGGAAGAAGCGGGCGGCACCTGGCCCGGCCACCCCGCCGAGGCCGTCATCGACCGCATGGTCGACGAGTTCGGCCGCCCCGGACGCAGCGGCGGCGCGGGCTTCTACGACTACGACGAGAACGGCAGGCGCGCCGGGCTGTGGCCGGGCCTGCGCGAGCACTTCACCCGTGAAGGCGCCGAGAGCCCCTCCGAGACCGTGCCGTTCGAGGACATGCAGGAACGCATGTTGTTCTCCGAGGCGCTCGACACGGTCAAGCTCCTGGAGGAGGGCGTCCTGACGTCCGTCGCGGACGCCAACATCGGGTCCATCTTCGGGATCGGATTCCCCGGCTGGACCGGCGGCGTCCTCCAGTACATCAACGGCTACGAGGGCGGCCTGCCCGGCTTCGTGGCACGCGCGCGTGCGCTCGCCGAGCGCTACGGGGAGCGGTTCACGCCGCCCGCGCTGCTCGTGGAGAAGGCGGAGAAGGGGGAGCGCTTCAGCGACGCGGCCTGAGGCACGTGCCGCGAGTGGCTCAGCTGTCCCGGTCCTCCGGCGACTCCTTGAGCCACTCGCGGAGTTCCTCGCGCAGCGACCGCTGAAAAGTCGTCAGAAGGGCCTGCACGACCAGAGGTTGCATGTGCGCGGACAGCGACCTCACGTCCTGCGCGGCCCGTTGGGACACCTCCCCGCGGAACACCTGCGACAACTCGTGGGCCGCCGCCCGGGAGTGCTCGATCAGGATGTTCCGGGACGCGAGGATCGCCTCCTGGGACACCGGGACGTCGAGGAGTCGTACGCCGAGGCGCAGCAGCCCGGAGTCGACGCGGAAGGTGCCCTCGTCGAGGGCGATCACGTCCATCGCCACCAGCCGCTCGACGTCCTCCTCGTCGAGCGCCCGGCCCGCCCGCCGCTCCAACTCCGCGCGGTCCAGGGTCTCCACGGCGTCCGGCGCCCACGACGCGACCACCGCGCGATGGATCGCGAGGTCGTGCGCGCTGAGATCCGGCGGCAGCTGGCCCAGGTAGCGCTCGATCGCGGCGAGCGTCATGCCCTGGTGCTGCAACTCCTCGATCAGCGCGAGCCGGGACAGGTGCTCCTGCCCGTAGTGCCCGACCCGCCGCGCCCCGATCACCGGCGCCGGGAGCAGCCCCTTGGTGCTGTAGAACCGGACCGTGCGGACCGTGGTACCGGCCCGCGCGGCCAGTTCGTCGATCGTGAGCATCGGCTCCTCGGCGGCGGTGTCGGTCGCGGCATCGATCGTCATGTACAGCAGTATCGCTGTCTCACCAACACTGTGAAACCACTGGAAGGCCGTTGTCAGTGGTGCCGTCTACGGTGGTCGGCATGGGGGAGATCAAGTATGTCCGGGGTGACGCGACCGTTCCGTCGGTCAAGGGCGTCAAGGTGATCGCGCATGTCTGCAACGACATCGGGGGCTGGGGAAAGGGCTTCGTCCTGGCGGTGTCGCGCCGCTGGCCGGAACCGGAGAAGGCGTACCGGTCCTGGCACCGGGACCGCGCGGCCAACGACTTCGGCCTGGGCGCCGTCCAGCTCGTCCAGGTGGAGCGCCAGGTGTGGGTCGCCAACATGATCGGCCAGCGCGGGATACGCACGGGCAGCAAGGGCGTCCCCGTGCGCTACGAGGCGATCGGCACGGCGCTGGGTGTGCTGGCCGAGCGCGCGGCCGAGCTCGGCGCGTCCGTCCACATGCCCCGCATCGGGTGCGGCCTCGCGGGCGGCAAGTGGTCACGGGTCGAACCGCTGATCACCGAGCGGCTGGTGCGGCGGGGGATCGCGGTGACGGTGTACGACCACGGGGAATGATCCCTCGCGCCAACTTGCCCCAGGCTGAAAGGAGTTGCAGAATCTTGCGCAATCGCAGGAAGGCCGTGAGCCATGAGTCGTGACATCGACGTCCTCGTCCTGGGCGGCGCTGGCGTGGACACCATCGTCCACGTCCCCGAACTACCGCTCCCGTACGCCGACAGCTACATGATCGACCCCGGCATCCGCACCCGCGCCGGACAGACCGGCGACTTCGTGGCCCTCGGGCTCAGCGCGCTCGGCCTGCGCACCCACCACCTCGACACGCTCGGCGCCGACCCCGAGGGCGACCTGGTCCGCGCGCTGCACCGCGACCACGGCATCCCGCTCACCGAAGTCCCGCAACCCGCAGGCACCAAGCGCGCGGTCAACCTCGTGGGCCCCGACGGCCGGCGCCTCTCCCTCTACGACGCGACCCGCGCCCACCCCGACGACCGCCTCCCGGAACCCGCGGTCCGCGCCCTCGCCACGAGGAGCCGCCACGCCCACGTCTCCATCACCCAGCCCTGCGCCCAAGCCCTCCCGCTGCTGCGCGAGTCCGGCACGACGATCTCGACGGACCTGCACAACTGGGACGGCGAGAACCCGTACCAGGAGGAGTTCGCCCTCGCGGCCGACATCGTCTTCCTGTCCACCACCGCGTTGACCGGCGACCCCGGGCGCACGATGCGCGGCATCGCCGAGCGGGGCCGGGCCGAATTGGTCGTCGCCACGGCCGGAGCGGAGGGCGCGTATCTGCTGGCCGACGACGAGCTGACCCACATCCCGACCGTCACGCCCCGGAAGCCGGTCGTCGACTCGAACGGCGCGGGCGACGCCTTCGCCTCCGCGTTCCTCTTCGGCCGGCTGAGCGGAGAGCCCCCGCAGCGATGCGCCCGGTACGGCGCGGTCGCCGGGGCGTACGCGTGCACGGTGCCCTCGACGGAGATCGACGCGATCGGCCGGGACGAACTCCTCGTACAGGTCGCGGAGTTGGAGGCCTCGACGGCAGGTGCGCCGCACTAGTCCGCGGTCGACGAGGCGGTGGTGCGGGTACTCGTCCCGTCTCCGGTCACCGGTGGACCGCCGAGGTAGGCGTCCAGTGCGGCGGCGCCGGTGAGCAGAGCGCGGCCTCGGGCCGAGAGGCGGGCCTGCCAGTCGCGCAGGGTCGACTCCAGCGGTGCGACGCCGCCGGCCGAACGGACCTGGGCGATCAGCGGGGCGACCTGGTCGAGCAGGTAGCCGCCCCGCCTGAGTTGGTGGGCCAGCAGGGCGTCGCGCACGTCGGCGGGGCCGTAGACCCGGTAGCCCGTCCGCGGGTCGCGGCGCGGCTGGACCAGGCCGGCGCGCTCCCAGGCGCGCAGAGTGGCCGGGCGGATGCCGAGCCTTCTCGCGAGCGGGCCGACGAACGTGTCGCCGGGTTCCTCCGGCACGGGCCGGAGGTCGCGAAGGGCGGCCTCGACGGCCTGGAGGGTGCGGCGGTCGTCGAGAAGCTGCGCGTGACTCTCGTCGATGAGCCGAAGCGCGTCCTCGACGGCGTCACGGTTGACCGCCCGCATGACCGCTGTCGCCGTCTGGTGGCCGTGTCCCGGCATGAGCGCGAGAAACGCGTGCAGGGCCTGAGCGTGCCGGGGCGTGTAGGTGCGGTAGCCGTGCGCGGTGCGTTCGGCGGGCGGAAGGATCCCGGCCGCTTCGTAGTTGCGGACCACCTGCGTCGACAGACCGTGCCGACGTGCCAGGTCGACGGGCCGCAGCCGACCAGCGCTTTGAGGGTTTCGCTTCACTGTCCTGCCATTGTCGACCAAAAGTTTCAACCGTTGCTTCAACGATACCGTTGAGGGCATGACTCCTGGGATCGCAGATGCCGTCCACACCGTCGACCCCGCCGCCGTCATGGGACTGCTTCCGGCCAGGCCGCGGCTGCTCGCCCTGGGGGAGCCCACCCACGGCGAGGACATGCTGCTCGACGTGCGCAACGAACTCTTCCGCCACCTCGTCGAGCAGGAGGGCTACCGGACGATCGCCATCGAGAGCGACTGCCTGATGGGCCTGGTCGTCGACGACTACGTCACCTCGGGCACCGGCACCCTCGACGAGGTCATGGACCACGGCTTCAGCCACGGGTGGGGCGCGTTCGGGCCCAACCGCGAACTGGTGCGCTGGATGCGCGCGTACAACGACGGCCGGCCCGGGTCCGAGCGGGTGCGGTTCGCCGGTTTCGACGGCCCGCTGGAGATCACCGGCGCCGCGAGCCCGAGGCAGGCCCTCACCGCACTCCACACCTACCTCGCCGCCAGGGTCGACCCCGCCCTCCTTCCCCGCACGGCGGAGACCCTCGGCGAACTGCTCGGCGCCGACGACCGGTGGACCGACACCGCCGTGATGACGGACCCGTCCCGGTCTGTCGGGCAGACTTCCGAAGCCGGTCGACTCCGCCTGCTCGCGGACGACTTGGTGGCCCTGCTCGACACACAGACACCGCACCTGGTCGCGACGTCCACACCGGACGAGTGGCACCGGGCGCGCCTGTACGGGCGTACCGCCGTCGGACTGCTGCGCTACCACTCCTCGATGGCCGACCCGTCACCGAGCCGCATGGCACGGCTGATCGCCCAGCGCGACGCGATGATGGCCGCCAACCTGCTCGCCCTCGCCGACCGGACCCCGACGCTGGTGCACGCCCACAACGGCCACCTCCAGCGGAACAGGAGCACGATGCGGATGGGCGGCCCGCCGGTGGAGTGGTGGAGCGCCGGCGCGATCGTCGCCGCCGGCCTGGGTGAGGAGTACGCCTTCCTGGCCACGGCCCTCGGCACGATCCCCCACCAGGGGGTCGGCGCCCCGCCCCCGGACACCATGGAGGGGCTGCTGTACGCGCTCCCGCAGGAGCGCTTCCTCGTCGACGCCGGCCGACTGGCCGACGCGCTCGCCGACGCGATGCCCGCGCCTCGCGTGTCCCCTTGGTACGGCTACGCCCCGCTGGACCCGGCGCACCTAGCGGGCAACGACGGGATCGTGTTCGTCAAGGACACGGCGTCCGGCAACCGCTGATCGGTACCGGTACCGGTGGTGCCCGCGGACCCGGCGGCCCGGGGGACCCGCGCCCCCGGACCGCCCGCTCACCCGCCCGTGCCGTCAGCCCCCGTGCACGTCGTTCGTAGCCGCGATCTTCTTCCACGACTTCGGCTGCGCCGGAGCTACACCCGCCTTCGTGATCGACGCACTCCGCGCCGCCGGAGCCGCAGGCTTGGCCGGCTGGAACAGCCACGTGTCGAAGAGCGCGGAAAGCGACTTCCCCGACACCTGCTCGGCGTAGGCCCGGAAGTCCGCGACGGACGCGTTGCCGTAGGCGTGCTCCTTCGGCCAGCCCTTCAGGATGGCGAAGAACGCGTCGTCGCCGACCTCGTTGCGCAGCGCCTGGATGGCCAGCGCGCCCCGGTCGTAGACCGGAAGCTCGAACTGGTTCTCCGGGCCGGGGTCGCCCGGCGCGATCGTCCAGAACGCGTCGTCCGCGGGGTGCGAGGCGTAGACGTAGTCGGCGAGTTGCTGTGTCGTGCCCTCGCCCTCGTGCTCGGACCAGAGCCACTGCGCGTAGCGCGCGAAGCCCTCGTTGATCCAGATGTCCTTCCAGCCCTTCAGGGACACGTCGTCGCCGTACCACTGGTGGGCCAACTCATGCACCACGACAGAGGTGTTGGCGCCGTTCGCGAACTGCTTCTGGCTGTAGTAGACGCGGGTCTGGGTCTCCAGCGCGTACCCGGTGGTCGTGCTGGGGACGTACCCGCCGGCCGAACTGAAGGGATACGGACCGAAGTAGCCGCTCAGCCAGTCGACGATCTCGCCGGTGCGCTCGACGCTCGCCCGCGCGGAGCCGTCGTTGTCGCCGAGGTCCTTGCTGTAGGCGTTGATGACGGGGACGCCGCCGTCGGAGGTGCTGGTCGTGATGTCGAACTTGCCGAGGGCGAGCGTGGCCAGGTAGGTCGCCTGCGGCTTGTTCTGGCGCCAGTTGTAGCGGGTCCAGCCGAGCTGTGAACTCGTCGACTGGAGCGTGCCGTTGGAGATGGCCTGGGTGCCGTTCGGTACGGCCACCGACACGTCGTAGGTCGCCTTGTCGCTCGGGTGGTCGTTGCTCGGGAACCACCACCACGCCGACTCGGGCTCGTCGGCCGCGACCGCGCCGTCCGGGGTGCGGTGCCAGGTGTTGAACCCGTACGCGCTCTTCGTGGACGGCACCCCGCTGTAGCGGACCACGACCGTGATCGGCGTGCCCTTCGGGAGCGGGGTCTTCGGGGTGACCTCCAGCTCGTGCTGGCCGGAGGTCGCGAACGTCGCCGCCGCGCCGTTGACCCGGATCTCGCTGACGTCGAGGAGGAAGTCCAGGTTGAACCGCGACAGGTCCTGCGTGGTCTTGGCCAGGATCGTCGCCGTACCCGCCAACTCATCTGTCGCGGGCTGGTATTGGAGCCTGAGGTCGTAGTGCGAGACGTCGTATCCGCCGTTGCCGTAGTACGGGTAGTAGGGGTCGCCGATGCCCGGAGCGCCGGGGGAGTAGCTTGCCGCCGACGCCGGGATCGCCAGCATGAGCGAGGCCGCCGCGAGTGCGCCCGGCGCGATGATTCTGCGGTGCACGAGAACTCCAAGTCGTAGGGCTCCACGAGAAGTCCGGAGAGCCGTGGGGGTCCACGAAGGTCGAAGAGCCGTAGAGGTCGGTCCACGAAGTCTGTACGGAGCCTATTCACCCCCTGTGGCCCCGCGCCTGTCCACGGCCCCTCCTGTCACACGATCGCCATTCGGCCGTCATGACCCCCGAAGGACCCCGAGTGCCTCTTCCAGCACGGGAGTTGACCGATGTACCGTCCGCGCATGCCGAAACGCACGCGCTTCACGATCTGGAGATCGCTCGCGACCGCGGCGATCGCCGCCCTCCTGGCCGCCTTCCTCACCCCGACAGCGGCCCAGAGCGCTCCGCAGGAGAGTCAACCCGTCTACTCCTACGCGAACGCCATCCGGGAGGCCGTCTGGGTGGACACCGGACTCGACGGCGACGGTGACGGAAGGACCGACCGGGTCGCCGTCGACATCGTCCGGCCGAGCGAACCCGCCCGCCAGGGCCGCAAAGTCCCCGTCATCATGGACGCCAGCCCCTACTACTCCTGCTGCGGACGCGGCAACGAGAGCCAGCTGAAGACGTACGACGCCAGCGGCGACGTTGTCCAGATGCCGCTCTTCTACGACAACTACTTCGTGCCCCGCGGCTACGCCTTCGTCGGCGTCGACCTCGCCGGCACCAACCGCTCCGACGGCTGCGTCGACGTCGGCGGGCGCTCCGACATCCAGTCCGCGAAGGCCGTCGTCGACTGGCTCAACGGACGCGCCAAGGCGTACACCACCCGCACCGGAACCGTTCGCTCGCAGGCGAGTTGGACCAACGGCACGACCGGGATGATCGGCAAGAGCTGGGACGGCACCATCGCCAACGGCGTCGCCGCCACCGGCGTGAAGGGCCTGAAGACGATCGTCCCGATCAGCTCCATCTCCTCCTGGTACGACTACTACTTCGCCAAGGGCGCCCCGCTCTACGACTCGGGCCCCGACTGGCTGTCCGACGCCGTCGAGAGCCCCGACGCGCAGGCCAAGTGCGCGGCCGTCCAGCAGAAGATCGTCGACGGAGCCCCGCGCACCGGCGACTGGACGCCGTTCTGGACCGAGCGCGACTACGTGAAGGACGCGGGCAAGGTCAAGGCCAGCGTGTTCCTGGTGCACGGCATGCAGGACCTCAACGTCCGCACGAAGAACTTCGGCCAGTG
The nucleotide sequence above comes from Streptomyces sp. N50. Encoded proteins:
- a CDS encoding saccharopine dehydrogenase family protein, with translation MSRLNRTDRPYDIVLFGATGFVGVLTAEYLAAHAPEGLRWAIAGRDELKLKRLRERLPAGTSVGVLRADVSDPASLRELAEHARVVATTVGPYVTYGEDLVAACAEAGTDYLDLSGEPEFVDLTYVRHDARARETGARLVHCAGFDSIPHDLGAYFTVRQLPEGVPLTVDGFVTADAMFSGGTFATALTQLGRGRQVLAAARERRRHEPRLVGRRAGAPMGAPRFAGEVGSWAVPLPTIDPQVVQRSARALDRYGPDFRYRHYAAVRHLPVALGGVTAVGALATAAQLPPARRWLSDRLKPGDGPSPEKRAKSWFSVKFVGEGGGRRVFTEVAGGDPGYDETAKMFAESALSLALDELPPTAGQVTTAVAMGDALIERLRSAGITFRVAANR
- a CDS encoding MmcQ/YjbR family DNA-binding protein — encoded protein: MAVDRNALKKRAKVREFALGLPGAVEEFPWGESVAKVNKKVFVFLGVDDGSHPPGMTVKLTDEAAHAHALTAPGAEPAGYGLGKAGWVHIPLAEQGAPAAELLCDWVEESYRAIAPKRLMAELDEQGRGRP
- a CDS encoding CaiB/BaiF CoA-transferase family protein yields the protein MTAATTPGHGPLSGVRVVELAGIGPGPFAAMLLADLGADVVRVDRPGGPALGVAPDYDVTNRNKRSVLVDLKAPDGPARVLDLVARADILIEGNRPGVTERLGVGPEPCLARNPRLVYGRMTGWGQDGPLAERAGHDIAYIALTGTLGMIGSPGEPPPAPANLLGDYAGGALYLVVGVLAALHHARVTGTGQVVDAAIVDGTAHLSAMIHGMLAAGGWQDRRAANLLDGGCPYYGTYETADGRHMAVGALEPRFYDEFTRLLGLADFADARRDWTRWGELREAVAARFRSRTRDEWTAVFAGTDACVAPVLSLREAPHHPHLAARGTFTEHGGITQPAPAPRFSATPTSVRGGPALPGADTSGVARDWDVPGLVDAVEDSRRAVDDLHRAVENPH
- a CDS encoding acetyl-CoA C-acetyltransferase; translated protein: MSTEAYVYDAIRTPRGRGKANGSLHGTKPIDLVVGLIHELRDRFPDLDPAAIDDIVLGVVGPVGDQGSDIARIAAVAAGLPDTVAGVQENRFCASGLEAVNMAAAKVRSGWEDLVLAGGVESMSRVPMASDGGAWFNDPMTNLAVNFVPQGIGADLIATIEGFSRRDVDEYAALSQERAATAWKEGRFDRSVVPVLDRSGLVVLDQDEHLRPGTTADSLARLKPSFADIGELGGFDAVALQKYHWVEKIDHVHHAGNSSGIVDGASLVAIGSKEVGDRYGLTPRARIVSAAVSGSEPTIMLTGPAPATRKALAKAGLTIDDIDLVEINEAFAAVVLRFVRDMGLTLDKVNVNGGAIALGHPLGATGAIILGTLVDELERQDKRYGLATLCVGGGMGIATIVERV
- a CDS encoding 3-hydroxyacyl-CoA dehydrogenase NAD-binding domain-containing protein, whose protein sequence is MTESTTIRWEQDDTGVVTLVLDDPDQSANTMNAAFRDSLAAITERLETEQDSIRGIIVTSAKKTFFAGGDLRDLIRVTPDTAQELLDGGLAIKRNLRRIETLGKPVVAAINGAALGGGYELALACHHRVALDAPGSKIGCPEVTLGLLPGGGGIVRTVRLLGITDALLKVLLQGTQYSPRRAQENGLVHEVATTPDELIAKARAFIDANPQSQQPWDKPGYRIPGGTPANPKFAANLPAFPASLRKQTNGAPYPAPRNILAAAVEGAQVDFETAQVIEARYFVELAAGQTSKNMIQAFFFDLQAVNSGANRPQGIASRPVRKVAVLGAGMMGAGIAYSCARAGIDVVLKDVTAEAAAKGKAYSEKLCAKAVSRGRTTQEKADVLLARITATADPQQLAGCDAVIEAVFEDTSLKHKVFQEIQHIVEPDALLCSNTSTLPITALAEGVERQVDFIGLHFFSPVDKMPLVEIIKGERTGDEALARAFDLVRQIKKTPIVVNDSRGFFTSRVIGQFINEGVAMVGEGIEPASIEQAAAQAGYPAKVLSLMDELTLTLPRKIRNESKRAVEEAGGTWPGHPAEAVIDRMVDEFGRPGRSGGAGFYDYDENGRRAGLWPGLREHFTREGAESPSETVPFEDMQERMLFSEALDTVKLLEEGVLTSVADANIGSIFGIGFPGWTGGVLQYINGYEGGLPGFVARARALAERYGERFTPPALLVEKAEKGERFSDAA